The Maniola jurtina chromosome 13, ilManJurt1.1, whole genome shotgun sequence genomic interval AGCTGCTCCAGCTAAACCTGAGCACCCGCGACGTCGACAAATGGCTGGGCAGCAAGTTCGACGAGAAGGAAGAGGACTACGAAGTCGACTTCAGATTCGCCCACGACATTCCGCTCCAGAGGACCATCTCTTTAGACCGCGGCATTGACATTTTCAACTACTTGCAAACTCTTTCGGAATCATCAGATAGCGATAGCGATGCGGTCTCGTTCTGGACGATAGGTTCCGACGACGGCTCGGGCTTACGGTTCGAACAGCACAGGAGTTTCGATGATATCCCAGCTTCTCCGTATAAAGCGAAAAGCAGGCATGTATCTGTCGATGTTACGAGTACTATGCTCGGTAACAGTTTGGCGTTTTCGGTCTTGAAGGAGAGCTACAAGGGCTTGGACGCCGAAAGTGGAAGGGTCACTCCGCATATCAGGAAGTTGCAGAAGACATTCTCGTTTAAAAGTTTCGACGAGTACAGGGAGTCCGTGAAGAGTTCCGCTGAGAATTTGGCGAGAGTTGACACCGAAGTTGATTTAGGAGGAATTGAGATGAGACACCCGGCACATGTGTGCAGAAGCATATCTTATGAGTCCGAGAGTGAAAATAAAAGTCCACGACAACGAAGATTTGGCGTAACATCAAACGCGTGGCAAGTTAATTCTTCAAAACAGGAAAATACAAGTTTCTTGCCAAAACCGAATTTGATCCATTTCAAAAGTTGTGATGACGTGTTCCTTCAAGATGAAAAACATTCTCGTCTTAGGTCTGTTGAAGCTATTGATAGAGTTTCGAAGGTCACGTTTTTCGaagataaaaaagataaaatatgtCAAAGCGATGCTTTAAGAAACATTCGTAAACTAAGAAGGAACTTACTTTTGCGTTCTAAATCTGAATTGGGTCTACCCAAAATTGTTGTAACCGAAGTTGATAGTTCTAATGAAATTGATGTTGCGAATATTGAAAAGGATACTATATTAAGAGAAACTTCCAATTTAGTAGAAATaggtagaaattgtgattgtaGTATTTGTAGCGGTAACGAAGGGGAACAGAAAGAGTCGTTTTTGAGCA includes:
- the LOC123870889 gene encoding uncharacterized protein LOC123870889 isoform X1, with product MWNAVFASSLLSLISPWAGSRGARARTARAPRTPAPPPPPRRHSHPATAHHAHSPQTAPLTTHRRFSDTRHTKPGLDLRQELLQLNLSTRDVDKWLGSKFDEKEEDYEVDFRFAHDIPLQRTISLDRGIDIFNYLQTLSESSDSDSDAVSFWTIGSDDGSGLRFEQHRSFDDIPASPYKAKSRHVSVDVTSTMLGNSLAFSVLKESYKGLDAESGRVTPHIRKLQKTFSFKSFDEYRESVKSSAENLARVDTEVDLGGIEMRHPAHVCRSISYESESENKSPRQRRFGVTSNAWQVNSSKQENTSFLPKPNLIHFKSCDDVFLQDEKHSRLRSVEAIDRVSKVTFFEDKKDKICQSDALRNIRKLRRNLLLRSKSELGLPKIVVTEVDSSNEIDVANIEKDTILRETSNLVEIGRNCDCSICSGNEGEQKESFLSRNLNRLFVRLVSYKEYGRKLAFWDENNNLNENEMFSCFIHILKLLLGLWLRHLDHKQHNLCA